From Anopheles darlingi chromosome 2, idAnoDarlMG_H_01, whole genome shotgun sequence, the proteins below share one genomic window:
- the LOC125948249 gene encoding protein timeless isoform X4 produces the protein MEWLLANPQINSTFGSLGTFVDDAFHVREDCLDTLEEIICKLAVEDATLRTFRRAIGFGQNVKNDIVPLLVNAKDAKIIDTTIRLLVNLTVPVECLLPVDLVSKSEIGRHTIFELNKLLITSKEAFVEWKTTKAVIDHMKGILERDSKLSIQQCDSVNNCLLLLRNILHVPEMGTGAGSHAGSYPTAGHNTSFQNQIIWNLFTQSVDKLLIYLMSCTQRAYWGVTMAQLVALMYKDQHISTLQKLLNLWFESTLSESSEDNESNTSPPKQCSGDSSPMLTSDPTSDSSDNGECFSKTQHHYHRSTQAAGDSRNAICILGSGNMPTSMSKDSMSLQSETSQTTRMVGDYPTQIIFSRAIKSHQMYHQTLKDQGCVLVTGNKPSGMGLQQQSSSQQQQQSPQQHQQLHHHQQQCDHHQQRTINSATDAQETKKSKSAAKGSLESLVAPVGPTFSKQQPASSGPKETAPAMAADTAPTTITTTATSTTTTSTASASPMNQQKQSQVSLSENSDCGYGTQVEKESISTSSNEDDTPQQKPVHQKPPSNQKQRFNAANKQRNPVSVQEKKELRRKKLVKRGKSNIINMKGLMHHVPTDDDISHILKEFTVDFLLKGYGYLVQELHTQLLSDLQVQIDTSHFFWLVTYFLKFATQLELDLEHINSVLSFDIISYLTYEGVMLCEQLEQLSRAAETDIKPCLRRIHLVVTAIREFLQALDTYKKSTHLTVEDKEKLKMLQQQISSTEDLRCLFVLLLRCYNPNIQSRQYLQDLIVTNHTLLLLLDGVRELQQSDALPGDMLGHIKQFATVEIMHQYGLLLEDFRENGAYVNDCIFTMMHHVGGDLGQINVLFQPNILKTYSQIWETEYELCDDWSDLIEYVIHKFINTPQPAPLTLSTTLPEISTQLLSGNLLGSWTQEEKDSLHWYYVQCRQSKCLVADILKLFQENGNQQKTRLSIIEQLLEQDIIALGQYDELMKLENPEYERNVQTPALSVASLDSTGRRDDGDSKSSSPKAVDDIQVLRDRLQKENRGKLVAWLQKSLLDCCFVKLNLLSGNDFDATSVVNGVLSVSVMEPVSYHSILKKKSIPVVPWNQDQFAVLSYQPFILLLHKLGFHLPADAKKMFVRIPEFWTADILYNIALKLGPLDKSILKFDLKYLNKVLSMEKQAKADSCPPTDSRLENFGLSRSR, from the exons ATGGAATGGCTGCTAGCGAATCCGCAGATAAACAGTACGTTTGGTTCGCTTGGCACCTTCGTGGACGATGCATTCCACGTTAGGGAGGACTGTCTGGACACGCTGGAGGAAATCATCTGCAAGCTGGCCGTGGAGGATGCGACCCTGCGTACATTCCGCCGGGCGATTGGATTTGGCCAGAATGTTAAGAACGATATAGTACCGCTGTTGGTAAATGCAAAGGATGCGAAGATCATCGACACAACGATCAGGTTGCTGGTCAACCTGACCGTACCTGTCGAGTGTTTGCTACCTGTCGATCTCGTATCCAAGTCTGAGATCGGGCGCCACACGATCTTCGAGCTAAACAAGCTACTGATCACCAGCAAAGAAGCGTTCGTCGAATGGAAGACCACCAAAGCAGTGATCGACCATATGAAGGGTATCCTCGAGCGAGACTCCAAACTATCGATTCAGCAGTGCGATAGCGTCAACAactgcttgctgttgttgcgtaACATTTTGCATGTGCCAGAGATGGGCACGGGCGCGGGTTCACACGCCGGCAGCTACCCAACGGCCGGTCACAACACTTCGTTCCAGAACCAGATCATCTGGAACCTGTTTACCCAGAGCGTCGACAAGCTGCTCATCTACTTAATGTCGTGTACGCAGCGTGCATACTGGGGCGTCACAATGGCCCAACTGGTTGCGCTAATGTACAAGGATCAGCACATTAGCACACTGCAGAAGCTACTGAATTTGTGGTTCGAGTCGACGCTCTCGGAAAGCTCCGAAGACAACGAAAGCAACACATCACCCCCGAAACAATGCAGCGGTGACTCCAGCCCGATGCTCACGTCAGATCCGACCTCCGACTCGTCCGACAATGGTGAATGTTTCAGCAAGACCCAACACCACTATCATCGTAGCACCCAAGCGGCTGGGGACTCACGAAACGCTATTTGCATTTTAGGCAGCGGCAACATGCCCACGTCGATGAGCAAGGACTCAATGAGCTTACAGTCCGAGACGTCCCAGACGACACGCATGGTTGGCGACTACCCGACGCAGATCATCTTTTCGCGCGCGATCAAATCCCATCAGATGTACCATCAGACGCTGAAGGATCAAGGGTGTGTGCTGGTGACGGGAAATAAACCCTCTGGCATGGGGCTTCAGCAACAATCttcatcacagcagcagcaacaatcaccacaacagcatcagcagctacaccatcaccaacagcaatgtgaccaccaccagcagcggaccATTAACAGTGCTACAGACGCACAGGAA ACCAAAAAGTCCAAAAGTGCCGCAAAGGGTTCGTTGGAATCGTTGGTCGCCCCCGTTGGTCCCACCTTTTCCAAGCAGCAACCAGCTAGCAGCGGCCCCAAGGAAACCGCACCCGCCATGGCAGCAGACACGGCGCCAACAACCATAACGACGACAGCTACTTCCACCACGACGACATCAACCGCTTCAGCATCCCCGATGAATCAGCAGAAGCAAAGCCAGGTGTCCTTGTCGGAGAATTCCGACTGCGGTTACGGAACACAGGTCGAGAAGGAATCCATTTCGACCTCGAGTAACGAGGACGACACACCTCAGCAGAAGCCAGTGCACCAGAAGCCACCGTCAAATCAAAAGCAACGCTTTAACGCCGCCAACAAGCAACGTAATCCTGTTTCCGTgcaagagaagaaggaacttCGGCGCAAGAAGCTGGTAAAGCGTGGCAAGAGCAATAT AATCAACATGAAGGGTTTAATGCATCAtgtaccgaccgacgacgacatctCGCACATACTCAAGGAGTTCACGGTCGACTTTCTGCTTAAAGGCTACGGATATCTAGTGCAGGAGCTGCACACACAGCTTTTATCGGACCTG CAAGTGCAAATCGATACGTCACACTTTTTCTGGTTGGTGACTTACTTCCTGAAGTTTGCGACGCAACTCGAGTTGGACCTGGAACACATCAACAGTGTGCTATCGTTCGACATCATCAGCTACCTTACGTATGAGGGTGTGATGCTATGTGAACAGCTGGAACAGCTAAGCCGGGCAGCCGAGACGGACATCAAGCCGTGCTTAAGGAGAATCCATTTA GTTGTAACGGCAATACGCGAGTTCCTGCAAGCACTCGATACATACAAGAAGAGTACACACCTGACGGTG GAGGACAAAGAGAAGCTGAagatgctgcaacagcaaatcAGCAGCACAGAGGAtttgcgttgtttgtttgttctactACTTCGTTGCTATAACCCCAACATCCAAAGCCGCCAGTATCTGCAGGATTTGATTGTTACCAACCacacgctgttgctgctactggatgGTGTCCGGGAGCTGCAGCAATCCGATGCCCTTCCGGGGGATATGCTCGGTCACATTAAACA ATTCGCCACGGTTGAGATAATGCATCAGTacgggttgctgctggaggattTCCGGGAAAATGGGGCGTACGTGAACGATTGTATTTTCACCATGATGCACCATGTTGGTGGGGACTTGGGCCAGATTAATGTGTTATTTCAGCCGAATATCCTGAAAACCTACTCGCAAATCTGGGAAACCGAATACGAATTGTGCGAT GATTGGTCCGATTTGATCGAGTATGTTATCCACAAGTTCATTAATACACCGCAACCGGCTCCCTTGACACTTTCCACCACGCTGCCCGAGATCAGTACACAGCTACTGTCCGGGAATCTGCTCGGTAGCTGGACACAGGAAGAGAAAGATTCCCTCCACTGGTACTATGTGCAGTGCCGGCAGAGCAAGTGTCTGGTAGCGGACATACTGAAACTGTTCCAAGAGAACGGTAACCAACAGAAGACCCGGTTATCCATCATTGAGCAGCTACTCGAGCAGGATATAATCGCGCTCGGTCAGTACGATGAACTGATGAAGCTCGAGAATCCCGAGTATGAACGAAATGTACAGACTCCAGCCCTTTCGGTGGCTTCGCTTGATTCAACCGGCCGTCGCGACGATGGTGACTCCAAATCGTCCTCCCCTAAGGCTGTTGACGATATCCAGGTTTTACGCGATCGGTTGCAGAAAGAGAACCGCGGTAAGCTCGTCGCATGGCTACAGAAAAGCCTGCTAGATTGCTGTTTTGTCAAGCTGAACCTCCTTAGCGGCAACGATTTCGATGCTACGAGCGTCGTGAATGGTGTGCTGAGCGTTTCCGTGATGGAACCAGTCTCCTATCACAGCATTC TGAAAAAGAAGTCCATTCCAGTTGTGCCCTGGAACCAGGATCAGTTTGCTGTGCTCTCCTATCAGCCTTTCATATTGCTGCTCCACAAACTCGGCTTCCATCTGCCAGCCGACGCGAAGAAGATGTTCGTCCGCATACCGGAGTTCTGGACCGCCGACATCCTATACAACATTGCTCTCAAGCTGGGCCCGCTGGACAAAT CGATTCTTAAGTTCGATCTCAAGTATCTCAACAAAGTGCtttcgatggaaaaacaaGCTAAGGCCGACTCTTGCCCACCGACCGACTCTCGGTTAGAGAACTTTGGATTATCAAGGTCCCGTTAG
- the LOC125948249 gene encoding protein timeless isoform X1, which yields MEWLLANPQINSTFGSLGTFVDDAFHVREDCLDTLEEIICKLAVEDATLRTFRRAIGFGQNVKNDIVPLLVNAKDAKIIDTTIRLLVNLTVPVECLLPVDLVSKSEIGRHTIFELNKLLITSKEAFVEWKTTKAVIDHMKGILERDSKLSIQQCDSVNNCLLLLRNILHVPEMGTGAGSHAGSYPTAGHNTSFQNQIIWNLFTQSVDKLLIYLMSCTQRAYWGVTMAQLVALMYKDQHISTLQKLLNLWFESTLSESSEDNESNTSPPKQCSGDSSPMLTSDPTSDSSDNGECFSKTQHHYHRSTQAAGDSRNAICILGSGNMPTSMSKDSMSLQSETSQTTRMVGDYPTQIIFSRAIKSHQMYHQTLKDQGCVLVTGNKPSGMGLQQQSSSQQQQQSPQQHQQLHHHQQQCDHHQQRTINSATDAQETKKSKSAAKGSLESLVAPVGPTFSKQQPASSGPKETAPAMAADTAPTTITTTATSTTTTSTASASPMNQQKQSQVSLSENSDCGYGTQVEKESISTSSNEDDTPQQKPVHQKPPSNQKQRFNAANKQRNPVSVQEKKELRRKKLVKRGKSNIINMKGLMHHVPTDDDISHILKEFTVDFLLKGYGYLVQELHTQLLSDLQVQIDTSHFFWLVTYFLKFATQLELDLEHINSVLSFDIISYLTYEGVMLCEQLEQLSRAAETDIKPCLRRIHLVVTAIREFLQALDTYKKSTHLTVEDKEKLKMLQQQISSTEDLRCLFVLLLRCYNPNIQSRQYLQDLIVTNHTLLLLLDGVRELQQSDALPGDMLGHIKQFATVEIMHQYGLLLEDFRENGAYVNDCIFTMMHHVGGDLGQINVLFQPNILKTYSQIWETEYELCDDWSDLIEYVIHKFINTPQPAPLTLSTTLPEISTQLLSGNLLGSWTQEEKDSLHWYYVQCRQSKCLVADILKLFQENGNQQKTRLSIIEQLLEQDIIALGQYDELMKLENPEYERNVQTPALSVASLDSTGRRDDGDSKSSSPKAVDDIQVLRDRLQKENRGKLVAWLQKSLLDCCFVKLNLLSGNDFDATSVVNGVLSVSVMEPVSYHSILKKKSIPVVPWNQDQFAVLSYQPFILLLHKLGFHLPADAKKMFVRIPEFWTADILYNIALKLGPLDKSILKFDLKYLNKVLSMEKQAKADSCPPTDSRLENFGLSRFTSQITTNWLDVVMRSKAAQSKRKFDLPGPSKVIDAANATHPGASLKPGSKSTSQTKILHDLSIIVESNDDDDDDAVLPEDDDGLDSSEVPVLEEHDVVSACETASVASDLTRMYVSDEDDKHDIVPPIL from the exons ATGGAATGGCTGCTAGCGAATCCGCAGATAAACAGTACGTTTGGTTCGCTTGGCACCTTCGTGGACGATGCATTCCACGTTAGGGAGGACTGTCTGGACACGCTGGAGGAAATCATCTGCAAGCTGGCCGTGGAGGATGCGACCCTGCGTACATTCCGCCGGGCGATTGGATTTGGCCAGAATGTTAAGAACGATATAGTACCGCTGTTGGTAAATGCAAAGGATGCGAAGATCATCGACACAACGATCAGGTTGCTGGTCAACCTGACCGTACCTGTCGAGTGTTTGCTACCTGTCGATCTCGTATCCAAGTCTGAGATCGGGCGCCACACGATCTTCGAGCTAAACAAGCTACTGATCACCAGCAAAGAAGCGTTCGTCGAATGGAAGACCACCAAAGCAGTGATCGACCATATGAAGGGTATCCTCGAGCGAGACTCCAAACTATCGATTCAGCAGTGCGATAGCGTCAACAactgcttgctgttgttgcgtaACATTTTGCATGTGCCAGAGATGGGCACGGGCGCGGGTTCACACGCCGGCAGCTACCCAACGGCCGGTCACAACACTTCGTTCCAGAACCAGATCATCTGGAACCTGTTTACCCAGAGCGTCGACAAGCTGCTCATCTACTTAATGTCGTGTACGCAGCGTGCATACTGGGGCGTCACAATGGCCCAACTGGTTGCGCTAATGTACAAGGATCAGCACATTAGCACACTGCAGAAGCTACTGAATTTGTGGTTCGAGTCGACGCTCTCGGAAAGCTCCGAAGACAACGAAAGCAACACATCACCCCCGAAACAATGCAGCGGTGACTCCAGCCCGATGCTCACGTCAGATCCGACCTCCGACTCGTCCGACAATGGTGAATGTTTCAGCAAGACCCAACACCACTATCATCGTAGCACCCAAGCGGCTGGGGACTCACGAAACGCTATTTGCATTTTAGGCAGCGGCAACATGCCCACGTCGATGAGCAAGGACTCAATGAGCTTACAGTCCGAGACGTCCCAGACGACACGCATGGTTGGCGACTACCCGACGCAGATCATCTTTTCGCGCGCGATCAAATCCCATCAGATGTACCATCAGACGCTGAAGGATCAAGGGTGTGTGCTGGTGACGGGAAATAAACCCTCTGGCATGGGGCTTCAGCAACAATCttcatcacagcagcagcaacaatcaccacaacagcatcagcagctacaccatcaccaacagcaatgtgaccaccaccagcagcggaccATTAACAGTGCTACAGACGCACAGGAA ACCAAAAAGTCCAAAAGTGCCGCAAAGGGTTCGTTGGAATCGTTGGTCGCCCCCGTTGGTCCCACCTTTTCCAAGCAGCAACCAGCTAGCAGCGGCCCCAAGGAAACCGCACCCGCCATGGCAGCAGACACGGCGCCAACAACCATAACGACGACAGCTACTTCCACCACGACGACATCAACCGCTTCAGCATCCCCGATGAATCAGCAGAAGCAAAGCCAGGTGTCCTTGTCGGAGAATTCCGACTGCGGTTACGGAACACAGGTCGAGAAGGAATCCATTTCGACCTCGAGTAACGAGGACGACACACCTCAGCAGAAGCCAGTGCACCAGAAGCCACCGTCAAATCAAAAGCAACGCTTTAACGCCGCCAACAAGCAACGTAATCCTGTTTCCGTgcaagagaagaaggaacttCGGCGCAAGAAGCTGGTAAAGCGTGGCAAGAGCAATAT AATCAACATGAAGGGTTTAATGCATCAtgtaccgaccgacgacgacatctCGCACATACTCAAGGAGTTCACGGTCGACTTTCTGCTTAAAGGCTACGGATATCTAGTGCAGGAGCTGCACACACAGCTTTTATCGGACCTG CAAGTGCAAATCGATACGTCACACTTTTTCTGGTTGGTGACTTACTTCCTGAAGTTTGCGACGCAACTCGAGTTGGACCTGGAACACATCAACAGTGTGCTATCGTTCGACATCATCAGCTACCTTACGTATGAGGGTGTGATGCTATGTGAACAGCTGGAACAGCTAAGCCGGGCAGCCGAGACGGACATCAAGCCGTGCTTAAGGAGAATCCATTTA GTTGTAACGGCAATACGCGAGTTCCTGCAAGCACTCGATACATACAAGAAGAGTACACACCTGACGGTG GAGGACAAAGAGAAGCTGAagatgctgcaacagcaaatcAGCAGCACAGAGGAtttgcgttgtttgtttgttctactACTTCGTTGCTATAACCCCAACATCCAAAGCCGCCAGTATCTGCAGGATTTGATTGTTACCAACCacacgctgttgctgctactggatgGTGTCCGGGAGCTGCAGCAATCCGATGCCCTTCCGGGGGATATGCTCGGTCACATTAAACA ATTCGCCACGGTTGAGATAATGCATCAGTacgggttgctgctggaggattTCCGGGAAAATGGGGCGTACGTGAACGATTGTATTTTCACCATGATGCACCATGTTGGTGGGGACTTGGGCCAGATTAATGTGTTATTTCAGCCGAATATCCTGAAAACCTACTCGCAAATCTGGGAAACCGAATACGAATTGTGCGAT GATTGGTCCGATTTGATCGAGTATGTTATCCACAAGTTCATTAATACACCGCAACCGGCTCCCTTGACACTTTCCACCACGCTGCCCGAGATCAGTACACAGCTACTGTCCGGGAATCTGCTCGGTAGCTGGACACAGGAAGAGAAAGATTCCCTCCACTGGTACTATGTGCAGTGCCGGCAGAGCAAGTGTCTGGTAGCGGACATACTGAAACTGTTCCAAGAGAACGGTAACCAACAGAAGACCCGGTTATCCATCATTGAGCAGCTACTCGAGCAGGATATAATCGCGCTCGGTCAGTACGATGAACTGATGAAGCTCGAGAATCCCGAGTATGAACGAAATGTACAGACTCCAGCCCTTTCGGTGGCTTCGCTTGATTCAACCGGCCGTCGCGACGATGGTGACTCCAAATCGTCCTCCCCTAAGGCTGTTGACGATATCCAGGTTTTACGCGATCGGTTGCAGAAAGAGAACCGCGGTAAGCTCGTCGCATGGCTACAGAAAAGCCTGCTAGATTGCTGTTTTGTCAAGCTGAACCTCCTTAGCGGCAACGATTTCGATGCTACGAGCGTCGTGAATGGTGTGCTGAGCGTTTCCGTGATGGAACCAGTCTCCTATCACAGCATTC TGAAAAAGAAGTCCATTCCAGTTGTGCCCTGGAACCAGGATCAGTTTGCTGTGCTCTCCTATCAGCCTTTCATATTGCTGCTCCACAAACTCGGCTTCCATCTGCCAGCCGACGCGAAGAAGATGTTCGTCCGCATACCGGAGTTCTGGACCGCCGACATCCTATACAACATTGCTCTCAAGCTGGGCCCGCTGGACAAAT CGATTCTTAAGTTCGATCTCAAGTATCTCAACAAAGTGCtttcgatggaaaaacaaGCTAAGGCCGACTCTTGCCCACCGACCGACTCTCGGTTAGAGAACTTTGGATTATCAAG